In the Gossypium raimondii isolate GPD5lz chromosome 9, ASM2569854v1, whole genome shotgun sequence genome, one interval contains:
- the LOC105798988 gene encoding CBL-interacting serine/threonine-protein kinase 20, with protein MEKKGRVLMEKFELGRLLGQGTFAKVYYARNTTTGLSCAIKIIDKEKIMKGGLIDQIKREISVMRLVKHPNVVRLYEVMASKSKIYFVMEYVKGGELFGKVAKGKLKENDARQYFQQLIAAVDYCHSRGVYHRDLKPENLLVDENGNLKVSDFGLSALRESRRQDGLLHTTCGTPAYVAPEVINMKGYDGAKVDIWSCGVILYVLLAGFLPFHDENLMELYKKITKGEFRCPQWLPPEVRKLLSKILDPNPSQRIMVAKIMENSWFKKGYKHFDTPPLTPTQVQDKNLIIDDIHAAFDEWSSSPLENNDDTEVEKQQCILRPSFFNAFDLISLSEGFDLSGLFKEDLNERDCSRFTTQKPATDIVSKFEQIARTECFRVTNKGGKVRLRGVKEGRKGLLAIDAEIFEVTPSFYVVEMTKTSGDTLEYKKFCNQELRPSLNDIVWAWQGSWQQQPNDG; from the exons atGGAGAAGAAAGGGAGGGTTTTGATGGAAAAGTTTGAGCTCGGGCGGTTGCTTGGCCAAGGAACATTTGCCAAGGTTTACTATGCAAGAAACACGACTACCGGCCTAAGTTGCGCCATTAAAATCATCGACAAAGAAAAGATAATGAAAGGTGGTTTGATTGACCAAATCAAACGTGAAATCTCCGTAATGAGGCTAGTTAAACATCCCAACGTTGTTCGTCTGTACGAAGTAATGGCTAGCAAGTCAAAGATATACTTCGTGATGGAGTATGTTAAAGGCGGTGAGCTCTTTGGTAAAGTTGCCAAAGGGAAGCTTAAAGAAAACGATGCACGACAATATTTCCAACAATTGATCGCCGCGGTTGATTATTGTCATAGTCGTGGTGTTTATCACCGTGATTTGAAGCCAGAAAACCTCTTGGTCGACGAAAATGGGAATCTTAAGGTCTCGGATTTCGGGTTAAGTGCTTTGAGAGAGTCGCGGAGGCAAGATGGGCTCCTTCATACAACATGTGGAACACCAGCTTATGTTGCTCCTGAAGTTATAAACATGAAGGGCTATGATGGGGCCAAAGTTGATATTTGGTCATGTGGGGTGATTCTTTATGTTTTGTTGGCTGGTTTTCTCCCATTTCATGATGAAAATTTGATGGAATTGTATAAAAAGATAACCAAAGGTGAATTCCGGTGCCCGCAATGGCTTCCGCCTGAGGTCCGTAAGCTTCTTTCGAAGATACTTGACCCGAACCCGAGCCAACGAATCATGGTGGCGAAAATCATGGAGAATAGTTGGTTCAAGAAAGGGTATAAACACTTCGACACCCCGCCGTTGACACCCACCCAAGTTCAAGATAAAAACTTGATAATTGACGACATTCATGCGGCGTTTGATGAATGGTCATCATCACCTTTGGAAAATAACGATGATACTGAAG TTGAGAAACAACAATGCATTTTGAGGCCTAGTTTCTTCAATGCTTTCGATCTAATATCACTCTCCGAAGGCTTTGATTTGTCGGGCTTGTTCAAAGAGGACTTGAACGAGAGGGATTGTTCTCGGTTCACGACGCAAAAACCGGCAACCGACATCGTTTCGAAGTTCGAGCAAATAGCTCGGACTGAGTGCTTCCGAGTCACGAACAAAGGCGGGAAGGTGAGGTTGCGAGGTGTCAAGGAAGGCAGGAAGGGGTTGCTTGCCATTGATGCCGAGATCTTCGAGGTTACGCCGTCATTTTATGTGGTGGAGATGACGAAAACCTCAGGGGATACCTTGGAATACAAGAAATTTTGCAACCAAGAACTCAGGCCTTCGTTGAATGACATCGTTTGGGCTTGGCAAGGATCTTGGCAGCAGCAACCCAATGACGGTTAA
- the LOC105798989 gene encoding shaggy-related protein kinase eta isoform X1, giving the protein MADDKQEISAPVVDVNDPVTGHVISTTIGGKNGEPKQTISYMAERVVGTGSFGIVFQAKCLETGETVAIKKVLQDRRYKNRELQLMRVLDHPNVISLKHCFFSTTTKNELFLNLVMEYVPESMYRVLKHYSSANQRMPLIYVKLYTYQIFRGLAYLHSVVGVCHRDLKPQNVLVDPLTHQVKICDFGSAKVLVKGEANISYICSRFYRAPELIFGATEYTTSIDIWSAGCVLAELLLGQPLFPGENAVGQLVEIIKVLGTPTREEIRCMNPNYTDFRFPQMKAHPWHKVFHKRMPPEAIDLTSRLLQYSPSLRCTALEACAHPFFDELREPNARLPNGRPLPPLFNFKQELSGASPELINKLIPDHVKRQIGLQHFMHPAGT; this is encoded by the exons ATGGCTGACGATAAG CAGGAAATCTCGGCCCCTGTTGTTGATGTCAACGATCCAGTCACTGGTCACGTCATTTCCACCACGATTGGAGGCAAAAATGGAGAGCCTAAACAG ACCATCAGTTATATGGCAGAGCGCGTAGTCGGCACCGGATCTTTTGGGATTGTTTTCCAG GCAAAATGCTTGGAAACGGGAGAGACTGTGGCTATAAAAAAGGTTCTGCAAGACAGAAGATACAAAAATCGTGAACTGCAGTTGATGCGTGTGCTGGATCATCCAAATGTGATTTCCTTGAAGCATTGTTTCTTTTCCACGACAACTAAAAATGagctttttcttaatttggttatGGAATACGTACCGGAGAGCATGTACAGGGTTTTGAAACATTACAGCAGTGCAAATCAAAGAATGCCGCTTATATATGTTAAACTTTACACATACCAG ATATTCAGGGGGCTTGCATACCTCCACAGTGTTGTCGGAGTTTGCCATAGGGATTTGAAGCCTCAAAATGTTTTG GTTGATCCTTTGACTCACCAGGTTAAGATATGTGATTTTGGAAGTGCAAAAGTGCTT GTCAAAGGTGAAGCTAACATTTCATACATATGCTCGCGTTTCTATCGGGCCCCAGAACTTATCTTTGGCGCGACAGAATACACAACCTCAATTGATATCTGGTCAGCTGGTTGTGTTCTAGCTGAACTATTGCTGGGCCAG CCGTTGTTTCCCGGAGAGAATGCTGTGGGCCAGCTTGTAGAGATTATTAAG GTCCTAGGTACTCCTACTAGGGAAGAAATTCGCTGTATGAATCCCAATTACACGGATTTTAGGTTTCCACAGATGAAAGCGCATCCGTGGCATAAG gtttttcacAAAAGGATGCCTCCCGAAGCAATCGATCTTACTTCACGACTGTTGCAATACTCACCTAGTCTTCGCTGTACAGCT CTTGAAGCATGTGCGCATCCCTTCTTTGATGAGCTGCGAGAACCTAATGCTCGCCTACCAAATGGTCGACCTTTACCGCCACTCTTTAACTTCAAACAGGAA TTATCTGGGGCTTCACCGGAGCTGATTAACAAGTTGATTCCTGATCATGTGAAACGGCAGATAGGGCTCCAACATTTCATGCATCCAGCCGGAacataa
- the LOC105798989 gene encoding shaggy-related protein kinase eta isoform X2 produces MADDKEISAPVVDVNDPVTGHVISTTIGGKNGEPKQTISYMAERVVGTGSFGIVFQAKCLETGETVAIKKVLQDRRYKNRELQLMRVLDHPNVISLKHCFFSTTTKNELFLNLVMEYVPESMYRVLKHYSSANQRMPLIYVKLYTYQIFRGLAYLHSVVGVCHRDLKPQNVLVDPLTHQVKICDFGSAKVLVKGEANISYICSRFYRAPELIFGATEYTTSIDIWSAGCVLAELLLGQPLFPGENAVGQLVEIIKVLGTPTREEIRCMNPNYTDFRFPQMKAHPWHKVFHKRMPPEAIDLTSRLLQYSPSLRCTALEACAHPFFDELREPNARLPNGRPLPPLFNFKQELSGASPELINKLIPDHVKRQIGLQHFMHPAGT; encoded by the exons ATGGCTGACGATAAG GAAATCTCGGCCCCTGTTGTTGATGTCAACGATCCAGTCACTGGTCACGTCATTTCCACCACGATTGGAGGCAAAAATGGAGAGCCTAAACAG ACCATCAGTTATATGGCAGAGCGCGTAGTCGGCACCGGATCTTTTGGGATTGTTTTCCAG GCAAAATGCTTGGAAACGGGAGAGACTGTGGCTATAAAAAAGGTTCTGCAAGACAGAAGATACAAAAATCGTGAACTGCAGTTGATGCGTGTGCTGGATCATCCAAATGTGATTTCCTTGAAGCATTGTTTCTTTTCCACGACAACTAAAAATGagctttttcttaatttggttatGGAATACGTACCGGAGAGCATGTACAGGGTTTTGAAACATTACAGCAGTGCAAATCAAAGAATGCCGCTTATATATGTTAAACTTTACACATACCAG ATATTCAGGGGGCTTGCATACCTCCACAGTGTTGTCGGAGTTTGCCATAGGGATTTGAAGCCTCAAAATGTTTTG GTTGATCCTTTGACTCACCAGGTTAAGATATGTGATTTTGGAAGTGCAAAAGTGCTT GTCAAAGGTGAAGCTAACATTTCATACATATGCTCGCGTTTCTATCGGGCCCCAGAACTTATCTTTGGCGCGACAGAATACACAACCTCAATTGATATCTGGTCAGCTGGTTGTGTTCTAGCTGAACTATTGCTGGGCCAG CCGTTGTTTCCCGGAGAGAATGCTGTGGGCCAGCTTGTAGAGATTATTAAG GTCCTAGGTACTCCTACTAGGGAAGAAATTCGCTGTATGAATCCCAATTACACGGATTTTAGGTTTCCACAGATGAAAGCGCATCCGTGGCATAAG gtttttcacAAAAGGATGCCTCCCGAAGCAATCGATCTTACTTCACGACTGTTGCAATACTCACCTAGTCTTCGCTGTACAGCT CTTGAAGCATGTGCGCATCCCTTCTTTGATGAGCTGCGAGAACCTAATGCTCGCCTACCAAATGGTCGACCTTTACCGCCACTCTTTAACTTCAAACAGGAA TTATCTGGGGCTTCACCGGAGCTGATTAACAAGTTGATTCCTGATCATGTGAAACGGCAGATAGGGCTCCAACATTTCATGCATCCAGCCGGAacataa
- the LOC105798990 gene encoding shaggy-related protein kinase eta, whose translation MADDKEMSALVVDVNDPVTGHIISTTIGGKNGEPKQTISYMAERVVGTGSFGIVFQAKCLETGETVAIKKVLQDRRYKNRELQLMRVLDHPNVISLKHCFFSTTTKNELFLNLVMEYVPESMYRVLKHYSSANQRMPLIYVKLYTYQIFRGLAYLHSVVGVCHRDLKPQNVLVDPLTHQVKICDFGSAKVLVKGEANISYICSRFYRAPELIFGATEYTTSIDIWSAGCVLAELLLGQPLFPGENAVGQLVEIIKVLGTPTREEIRCMNPNYMDFRFPQMKAHPWHKVFHKRMPPEAIDLTSRLLQYSPSLRCTALEACAHPFFDELREPNARLPNGRPLPPLFNFKQELSEASPELINKLIPDHVKRQIGLQHFMHPART comes from the exons ATGGCTGACGATAAG GAAATGTCGGCCCTTGTTGTTGATGTCAATGATCCGGTTACCGGTCACATCATTTCCACAACGATTGGAGGCAAAAATGGAGAGCCTAAACAG ACCATCAGTTATATGGCTGAGCGTGTAGTTGGCACTGGATCTTTTGGGATTGTTTTCCAG GCAAAATGCTTGGAAACGGGTGAGACCGTGGCTATAAAGAAAGTTTTACAGGACAGGAGATACAAAAATCGTGAACTGCAGTTGATGCGTGTGCTGGATCATCCGAATGTGATTTCCTTGAAGCATTGTTTCTTTTCCACGACAACGAAAAATGAGCTTTTTCTTAACTTGGTTATGGAATATGTACCAGAGAGCATGTACAGGGTTTTAAAACACTACAGCAGTGCAAATCAAAGAATGCCGCTTATATATGTCAAGCTTTACACATACCAG ATATTCAGGGGGCTTGCATACCTCCACAGTGTTGTTGGAGTTTGCCATAGGGATTTGAAGCCACAAAATGTTTTG GTTGATCCTCTCACTCACCAGGTTAAGATTTGTGATTTTGGAAGTGCAAAAGTTCTT GTCAAAGGTGAAGCCAACATTTCCTACATATGTTCACGTTTCTATCGGGCTCCAGAACTTATCTTTGGTGCAACAGAATACACAACCTCAATTGATATCTGGTCAGCTGGTTGTGTTCTAGCTGAACTTTTGCTGGGCCAG CCGTTGTTTCCAGGAGAGAACGCAGTGGGCCAGCTTGTAGAGATTATTAAG GTTTTAGGTACCCCCACTAGGGAAGAAATTCGCTGCATGAATCCCAATTACATGGATTTTAGGTTTCCACAGATGAAAGCGCATCCGTGGCACAAG GTTTTTCACAAAAGGATGCCTCCCGAAGCAATTGATCTTACTTCACGACTCCTGCAATACTCACCTAGTCTTCGCTGTACAGCT CTTGAAGCATGTGCTCATCCTTTCTTTGATGAGCTTCGAGAACCTAATGCTCGCCTACCAAATGGTCGACCTTTACCACCACTTTTCAACTTCAAACAGGAA TTATCTGAGGCTTCACCGGAGCTGATTAACAAGTTGATTCCGGATCATGTGAAACGACAGATAGGGCTCCAACATTTCATGCATCCAGCCAGaacataa